The genomic region TATGACGGCGCTTTCGGGAGCAGGAGCGAGGATCACGGCGTGCGCGCCGGGCTGACCGTTCAGTTCTGACGCAAGGCTCTGCGATCCGCTCGCATTGATAGTTCCGCGTGCGGAAGGGGGGCGCCAGAGGCCTTGCTGCCCCCTTCGGCTTTGCGCGCGCGAACAGCTGGACGCGCCGAACAACACGGCGGCCGAGGCGATCGCGGGCGGGAATTGCCGCGCCGAGGGTCGGATTTCAGGATGGGCATTGTACCTCAAGCACCCGAGCGCCGTCTGCTGGTCGGCCAGCCGCGGGCGGGGGCATGCCATTCGGTATCTCCGGCGAGAATGCGACTCTCCGAAACGCCCACCCCACCCGAACGCAGGAAGGCTATCGCGCGAAATCGCGCTGCACGGGCCGGAACACAATCGATCCGAAGTCTTCCGCGGCAGTCTTGGAGGCGGCCGCCATCGGCGGCGTCACACCGGCGTGCGCGATCGAGCGGCTGCCCGTCGCAAAAGCGCCTGGAACCCAGGGCTTGGACCGATGCAGATGATTCGGGTGCAGAGCCTAGCTTGGAGAGGCAATCTGGTGACCCCTACGGGAGTCAAGTCCTTTGCCTAATGCTTTGAAACACGCGAGAAATCTGCCCTTTCGGTGCAAGCGATACCATCAGAGATACCAGCAGATGTTTCGGATGCGATGAGCCGTTGCGAGATTGAAGAATGGCGAGTGAGGGGGCGCTAATCGCCGCCTTCGGGCGCGCCGATCAGTTGTGCTCGCGGGGGGTCATGTACCTCGCTGCTCGTCTATTCCTCCCGAGCCGATAGCCGATCTCGCCATAATCGAGGTCGTCGATCCGATGCAGCAGGAACACCGCGCGCGGCAACGTCTCCACGGTGTCGAGACGGCGGCGGAGTTCGTCCAGATCGTCTTCCATGTGGTTCTCCCTGCCTGCCCCCCCCCGTGCCTCGGACGGCGGGGTGGGCGGCAAGAGCGGACCGGCAGCCCCGCCGGCAGAGGCGGGGTGCACCCGCAGGGCCGTAACCTCGTGAAGGACCGGCGAAGCCGGTTGCGGCGCGCCGCGGCGGGGCTAAAGGGTAGCGACCGCCCGCACCGCTGGCCGAGGCCTCACGCCGGCGCGGGAACCGCGCCGACCGCATTGGCCGGGCAACGCCCGGTGGGAGCGGAGCGACCTGGCCCGCGCGTCAGCGCGGCCATGTCTCCATCGCAAAGCAGCTAAAGCGGCAAGAGATTCAAGCGCTTAGCACGCCCCTGGCACCAAAATAGCACCAGAGTCTCGCTCATGGTGCCACCTGTCTCCCTAAAAAACGATGTGCAGACAATGGCTTACCCCATAGGGGGAGCCATTCCCTTTATCTTGCTTTCAAAGTTCAAGTGGAACCTTGTTCAGCAACTTGTCCGTAGATTCGGACCACTCTTTAAGCAGGTCTTGTACGGCAGGCCATCCACCAGAGGACTGTGCCTCTCGTAGCTTTATCAGCTTGTCCGATATCGCTCTCGATCCAAAACAACCCTCTGCCACGTCAAGAAATTCATTAGCCTGATCAAAATTACTGCTTCTGACAAGGCATATAAGTCTGGTCCAGTCTGCGTATTCCCCCTTGATTTTCTTAAAATCAAGATACGAAACTAGTTGAATCGCTTGCCTAATAGGAGAAATTATCCGTCGATATTCATTAAATATTCCATCGAGCGGCCCCTCAAACGTGCTTAAATCAGCAACTCGTTCTCCGAGAGTCATGTGGAGAAAGGAAATCTCATCAAAAACAGGTAATATGAATGTCCAAATGTAGGTAGCCGATGGCGCCGCATCGATAGCGATTCCAGATAATATATCTTCGCTTCGCGCACCAATAAGGAAGTTTCCACTAGCGTGAAACCCAAATTTCTTCGACGCGCTCTTAATCTGCTTCTTGTCCAGCATCTTTAACCTGCCCCCGGCGCTTCCACGAGGCCGCATACGCCTGTCCCGGTCGGAAGGTTCTTTCTATAGTTTTCAATCTCCGATGGAGTCGGAACTGCAAAACCACTCTTAAGTTCAACTACATAAGAGGGTGCATTTATGGGGCCGTACACTCCGTCTGCTCGAACTGACCCCGGCGTGCCATAAGGCACAACCAAGCCATCCTTATAGGAAACCTCTGCATTGTAGAGGCCGCCAGTCGCCTTAATAGTCGCTGCAAACTGCGCATGGATACGGCTTCCTCGTATCACGCTAAACGGGAAAATCGAATACATCGGACGGTAGGGATTGTCGGCAAAGGCAGTGTTGGCCGCCCGCCGGAATGTGCCGAAGCTAGCTTCCGATCCGCAATTGTCGAGCTGGCGCGGGTTATTTTGCTGCGCATCTTGCTCAATGCCAGTACCGAGCCCACCACCAGCTCTACCACCACCACCACCGCCATAACGATATCCGCCGCCCGTGCCATAGGTATAGTATCCGGTGGATCCTCCCAGCCGCCAGCCATAGACACATATATCCGGCATGGCGTTCGAATTCTCTTGGCTCGAATCGCCTTGCTCTCGACATTCTTCCAACCCCAGCGGATCGGTCGCATTTACCGGATCGTTCCCGACATAGGCATACATATTCATGCCGTCGCCATATCCGATGGGGTCGGTCTGCAGGAACCTGCCGAGGCTGGGCGAGTACATGCGGGCCTTGTAATAGTAGAGGCCTGCTTCGGGAAGCCACGCCTGGCCGGTGTACTGGAACCGGCCGCTGTTCGCGCCGGGAATGCCGAACTCGTCGTAGCTGTTGATCCCGTTCGCGATCGGCACGCCGCTTGCGTTGGTGACCGCGATGATCGAGCCGCGCTCGTCGGGGACGAGGAACCGCCGGTCGGCCGTTCCCGCGCCTTCGTACCAGACGAGCGGATCGTCCATTCCCGGCGCTGATACATAGCGCTTCAGCAGCGTGCCCGCGCTGTCGTACTCGCCGGCGATCTCAACGCCGTCATACAGGAACCGCGTCTGAACAGTGCTGCCATAGCTCGTCAGGCGACCCAGCGGATCGTAGCTGAACGTCACGCCGTTCGACATGCCGGTGAGCAGATTGTCGAGATTATAGCCGTAGCCGATGGTGTTCGAACTGGTGAGGTTCCCGCGCAGGTCATAGCCGATCGGACTCGCTCCGATCGCCGGCAGCCGCGCCGCGGGTCTCAGCCGCTTCGATCGCCGTCACTGGCGACGCGACGAGGGAAAACAGCCATCTACGGCATGTTCTGGGATGCCTTGGGAAGGCATTTTGGTGACCCCTACGGGACTCGAACCCGTGTTTTCGCCGTGAGAGGGCGACGTCCTAGACCGCTAGACGAAGGGGCCGTGCTTG from Sphingosinithalassobacter sp. CS137 harbors:
- a CDS encoding RHS repeat-associated core domain-containing protein — translated: MSNGVTFSYDPLGRLTSYGSTVQTRFLYDGVEIAGEYDSAGTLLKRYVSAPGMDDPLVWYEGAGTADRRFLVPDERGSIIAVTNASGVPIANGINSYDEFGIPGANSGRFQYTGQAWLPEAGLYYYKARMYSPSLGRFLQTDPIGYGDGMNMYAYVGNDPVNATDPLGLEECREQGDSSQENSNAMPDICVYGWRLGGSTGYYTYGTGGGYRYGGGGGGRAGGGLGTGIEQDAQQNNPRQLDNCGSEASFGTFRRAANTAFADNPYRPMYSIFPFSVIRGSRIHAQFAATIKATGGLYNAEVSYKDGLVVPYGTPGSVRADGVYGPINAPSYVVELKSGFAVPTPSEIENYRKNLPTGTGVCGLVEAPGAG
- a CDS encoding sigma factor-like helix-turn-helix DNA-binding protein, which encodes MEDDLDELRRRLDTVETLPRAVFLLHRIDDLDYGEIGYRLGRNRRAARYMTPREHN